One Pseudocalidococcus azoricus BACA0444 DNA segment encodes these proteins:
- a CDS encoding anti-sigma factor family protein translates to MDSPNPFSPKSTPPNSPDSSQAERFELLSAYVDGEVTPAQRAQVEAWLATEPDYQHLYHRLLKLQQSLHQAPCPLTTSAETLANQVLAKAQNRPRTLLAWTGVGAVSAAALVGVLSSVFPGLLSPIPLNETAAADLTPTAIRTTPSGNLYEPQNNLDLENTANLMLTLDRPPVAIPVSTRTEPGLDRRTLNLNPSPQP, encoded by the coding sequence ATGGACAGCCCAAACCCCTTCTCCCCCAAATCCACCCCGCCGAATAGCCCAGACAGCAGCCAAGCGGAACGCTTTGAACTTCTCAGTGCTTACGTGGATGGGGAGGTCACACCCGCCCAACGGGCCCAAGTCGAGGCCTGGTTAGCCACAGAACCGGATTATCAGCATCTTTACCACCGGCTCCTGAAACTACAACAGAGCTTGCACCAGGCTCCTTGTCCTCTGACAACTTCAGCGGAAACCTTGGCCAATCAAGTCCTCGCTAAAGCCCAAAATCGGCCCCGCACCCTCTTAGCCTGGACAGGGGTTGGCGCAGTTTCCGCAGCCGCTTTGGTTGGAGTCTTGAGCAGCGTTTTTCCAGGCCTGCTATCTCCCATCCCTTTGAATGAAACGGCAGCGGCCGATTTAACTCCAACCGCCATCAGAACCACTCCCAGCGGTAATCTCTATGAACCTCAAAATAACTTGGACTTAGAAAATACGGCTAACTTAATGCTGACCTTAGATCGCCCCCCAGTGGCAATTCCCGTTTCTACCCGGACAGAACCTGGCCTGGATCGCCGGACATTGAATTTGAATCCCTCCCCTCAACCCTAA